One window of Paenibacillus sp. FSL K6-3182 genomic DNA carries:
- a CDS encoding ATP-binding protein, with translation MANFRTRARAVDLLGKQQIRDEVTALSELLRNSYDADADEGLIDVNTTKNRILIWDDGDGMNKDDIMNNWLTLGTYSKKSKKIIRTRKGRIKIGEKGIGRLAISLLGDQLLILSKKKFNQNTNNPWALLYLHWALFRNENLFLEEIEVPVLEFESTQHIIEFLQNDFHLAKDILLKNFENKVFWNTNEHDIIIKNIQSFVISDEIISRTRQIEKNGGGTMFYVDEIDNTWDWNNYSVQTNEENLIRKKQRLKDLLFSFRNFIDIFDNQLVETEEAMLRSKSEKQDNFIPKIHVNGIYLENSEALNADDVGLFDYALKGVIKNGGFLGNAFIGIGNSPEEVNVTHEKLTHGMANMKDCGPIKIKWFYVEGTSNLSSIPADQHTILTDKLDQIGGIYVFRDGLRILPYGEVDNDFLNVEKRRTKRAGTWLFSFRRMYGYIEISKEANEFLVDKSSREGFIENEYFNYFRTVLINLLQWWAVDYLETKSNDGKRSKYIEGSKEKAEFNRKRDLESIEEKKYFTRLDRWVTSFEIKSNELEKNLKSQIDRLTESFKKRINTNEISESELTRIKFTIFQIVESVNEIKWEIQSRYEHEVEIRELVENFNEEIEFKKEELKKYADNNIQSLINIINENLVSEKDHDYHWIIEQVDERVEWLSASYIKNIKEIDKNNIKLFENYVHSITNEINMIIESEIENAKKEFINSNGSRIQILINDLISLRSRLNNHNRVTEEIRIEFNQLMERYHLTSSDVRSSLVIYQDTLNNSSVIRKLKKMIITFTETIENKDKWNYDGDLIGKLKTELTTYRDLSALGLATELTDHEFNSVYSNLKENLNKLSIALGKTKLMVLLNGVNTGFKSLEKLHERMSPLYRQSRHRKINLSLKEYIENVLVFFNSDIDRYGITIHNNIPSSFFIKEAEVVLFTPLVNLVSNSIYWMLNSEIKELHFYLSDDHKHLYIHDTGPGISDRDVERVFEPFFSKKVEGRGLGLFLSKDILNAKGHDLSLLSNYEKSISLKGACFSITFNNNSLLGV, from the coding sequence GTGGCTAACTTTAGAACAAGAGCTCGAGCAGTTGATTTACTTGGGAAACAACAAATAAGAGATGAAGTGACAGCGCTATCTGAATTATTAAGAAATTCGTATGATGCAGATGCAGACGAAGGGTTAATTGATGTCAATACGACTAAAAACCGAATTCTTATTTGGGATGACGGTGATGGAATGAATAAAGATGATATTATGAATAACTGGCTTACACTCGGTACATATTCAAAAAAAAGTAAAAAAATTATAAGGACTAGAAAAGGAAGGATAAAAATCGGTGAAAAAGGTATTGGTAGGCTCGCTATTTCATTATTGGGTGATCAATTATTAATTTTATCAAAAAAGAAATTTAATCAAAATACTAACAATCCATGGGCTTTATTGTATTTGCATTGGGCTTTATTTCGTAATGAAAATTTATTTCTTGAGGAGATAGAAGTACCAGTTTTAGAATTTGAAAGCACTCAACATATAATTGAGTTTTTACAAAATGATTTCCATTTAGCTAAAGATATTCTTTTAAAGAATTTTGAAAACAAAGTTTTTTGGAATACAAATGAACATGACATAATTATAAAAAATATCCAAAGTTTTGTGATATCAGATGAAATAATATCAAGAACTCGTCAAATTGAGAAAAATGGCGGGGGGACTATGTTTTATGTAGATGAAATAGATAATACTTGGGATTGGAACAATTATAGTGTTCAGACAAATGAAGAAAATTTAATAAGAAAGAAACAACGGTTAAAAGATCTATTATTTTCATTTAGAAATTTTATTGATATTTTTGATAACCAATTAGTTGAAACTGAAGAAGCGATGTTAAGAAGTAAATCTGAGAAGCAAGATAATTTTATTCCTAAAATACATGTAAATGGTATCTATCTTGAGAATAGTGAAGCTTTGAATGCTGATGATGTAGGTCTATTTGATTACGCATTAAAAGGAGTAATAAAAAACGGGGGTTTTTTAGGGAATGCATTTATTGGAATAGGAAATTCACCTGAAGAGGTTAATGTTACTCATGAGAAATTGACACATGGTATGGCAAATATGAAAGACTGTGGTCCTATAAAGATAAAATGGTTTTATGTTGAAGGTACCTCTAATTTATCAAGCATACCCGCAGATCAACATACAATACTAACTGATAAATTAGACCAAATTGGAGGAATATACGTGTTCAGAGATGGATTACGTATACTACCTTATGGTGAAGTAGATAATGATTTTCTGAACGTTGAAAAACGAAGAACAAAACGTGCGGGTACGTGGCTATTTAGTTTTCGAAGAATGTACGGTTATATTGAGATTAGTAAGGAAGCAAATGAATTTTTGGTAGATAAATCAAGTAGAGAAGGTTTTATTGAGAATGAATATTTTAATTATTTTAGAACAGTCTTAATAAATTTATTACAATGGTGGGCAGTTGATTATTTAGAGACTAAATCAAATGATGGTAAGAGAAGTAAATATATAGAAGGTTCTAAAGAAAAAGCCGAGTTTAATAGAAAAAGAGACCTTGAAAGCATCGAAGAAAAAAAGTATTTTACAAGACTGGATAGGTGGGTTACTAGTTTTGAAATAAAAAGTAATGAATTGGAGAAAAATCTTAAATCTCAAATTGATAGATTAACTGAAAGTTTTAAAAAAAGAATTAACACTAATGAAATTTCAGAATCTGAGTTGACTAGAATAAAATTTACTATTTTTCAAATTGTTGAATCCGTTAACGAGATAAAATGGGAAATACAATCCAGATATGAACATGAGGTTGAAATACGAGAATTAGTTGAAAATTTTAATGAGGAAATAGAATTTAAGAAAGAAGAACTAAAAAAGTATGCTGATAATAATATTCAAAGTCTAATAAATATAATTAATGAAAATTTAGTTTCGGAAAAAGATCATGATTATCATTGGATTATCGAACAAGTAGATGAAAGAGTAGAATGGTTATCAGCATCTTACATTAAAAACATAAAAGAGATTGATAAAAATAATATTAAACTTTTCGAAAATTACGTTCATAGTATAACAAATGAAATAAATATGATTATTGAATCTGAGATTGAAAATGCAAAAAAAGAATTCATAAATTCTAATGGATCACGAATTCAGATACTAATCAATGACTTAATTTCTCTTCGTAGCAGATTGAATAATCATAATAGAGTAACGGAAGAAATAAGAATTGAATTTAATCAGTTAATGGAACGTTATCATTTGACTAGTTCAGATGTTCGAAGTTCATTGGTTATTTATCAGGATACGTTAAACAATTCATCAGTAATCAGAAAGCTAAAAAAAATGATAATAACTTTCACTGAAACCATTGAAAATAAAGATAAATGGAATTATGACGGAGACTTAATAGGTAAATTAAAAACTGAACTAACCACATATAGAGACCTATCGGCACTAGGGTTAGCTACTGAATTGACCGATCATGAGTTTAATTCAGTCTACTCTAATCTTAAGGAAAACTTAAATAAACTAAGTATTGCTCTTGGGAAAACTAAATTGATGGTTTTATTAAATGGTGTTAATACAGGATTTAAGTCATTAGAAAAACTTCATGAACGAATGAGTCCACTCTATCGTCAGTCTAGGCATAGGAAAATTAATCTTTCACTGAAAGAATATATAGAAAATGTTTTAGTTTTTTTTAATTCAGATATTGATCGTTATGGTATTACTATTCATAACAATATTCCATCGAGTTTTTTTATTAAGGAAGCTGAAGTTGTTTTATTCACTCCTTTAGTTAATCTTGTATCTAATTCTATCTATTGGATGCTAAATAGTGAAATAAAAGAGTTACACTTTTACTTATCCGATGATCATAAGCATTTATATATACACGACACTGGCCCAGGTATTAGTGATAGAGATGTAGAACGTGTTTTTGAACCATTCTTTTCAAAAAAGGTTGAAGGAAGAGGATTGGGTCTATTTTTATCTAAAGATATTTTAAATGCAAAAGGACACGATTTGTCATTATTGTCGAATTATGAAAAATCTATATCCTTAAAAGGTGCTTGTTTCTCAATAACATTTAATAATAATTCGTTATTAGGAGTGTAA
- a CDS encoding response regulator receiver domain → MSVNQTAKQIVKEYFSNALIVDDEFEINELLVGQKETNEFMDLENYTDDDIDYDEIDYIDEEQVNHFKSDEQKEVAAAKEIFQTPFITHSPLDVFKSFIDTGIVTYPYKYNSGREAKENISTINNVLKNSQILIIDWEMEPNTGVKAPGNATKEIIKSFLSNDTGIKCAVIYTKGNLGNVLDSIKKENEFEVIDEESFFFQTKKENEGCSLFGFIMDKGVSPDQIINKITDILVKDKSITLHFMECVNKLDKNMHKTLKKFDTPFEKVLFSQIFTSDISNNEITSFINNTLLSDLMDEFTLKSDTHFLFERKKEKIKFIISKRIIKSDAINDLMSILKINFAKDLITKNFRNEDFLRKLEKLLDDPKVVSFETFRDSINSLCETYHDKPKKHQQIVNEVVLFILLVENYINEKGYNGINKGFKDSFLEETITFTRMMKFYSESNVVQTGTIIKRKDRISGNDSFYFCITPVCDIARLNLIGNKYKFLVGTRVNQLDDNTLKNSSAKEHCTSVPDINNKQLIFIKWKFYEVETISKDTIEKEIQTKTTQIIGNMKLDYSQSIINKYIAYQSRAGVYEMFYKESDYIPNFFNIISQPPLEENIIEKNELITKVVLRKRNREKLLKNKISSSGRKRNSRNGK, encoded by the coding sequence GTGTCAGTAAATCAGACTGCTAAGCAAATTGTTAAGGAATATTTTAGTAATGCATTAATAGTAGATGATGAATTCGAGATAAATGAACTTCTTGTAGGTCAGAAAGAAACTAATGAATTTATGGATCTAGAGAATTATACAGATGATGATATTGATTATGATGAAATCGATTATATCGATGAAGAACAAGTAAATCACTTTAAATCCGATGAGCAAAAGGAAGTTGCAGCAGCAAAAGAAATTTTTCAAACTCCTTTTATTACCCATAGTCCACTTGATGTTTTCAAAAGTTTTATTGATACAGGGATTGTTACCTATCCTTATAAATATAATAGTGGAAGAGAAGCTAAAGAAAATATTAGTACAATTAATAACGTTCTTAAGAATAGTCAAATATTGATAATTGATTGGGAAATGGAACCAAATACAGGGGTTAAAGCTCCGGGAAATGCTACGAAAGAAATAATTAAATCCTTTTTAAGTAATGATACTGGAATAAAATGTGCGGTTATTTATACAAAAGGAAATTTGGGAAATGTTTTAGATTCAATAAAAAAAGAAAATGAATTTGAAGTAATAGATGAAGAATCTTTCTTTTTTCAAACAAAAAAAGAAAATGAAGGCTGTTCGTTATTTGGTTTTATAATGGATAAAGGAGTTTCTCCTGATCAAATTATTAATAAGATTACAGATATTCTGGTGAAGGACAAAAGCATAACATTACACTTTATGGAATGTGTTAACAAGTTGGATAAAAATATGCATAAAACACTCAAGAAGTTTGATACTCCATTTGAAAAAGTGCTTTTTTCTCAAATCTTCACATCTGATATATCAAATAATGAGATAACTTCGTTCATAAATAATACTTTACTTTCTGATTTGATGGATGAATTTACGTTAAAATCCGACACACATTTCCTATTCGAAAGGAAAAAGGAAAAAATAAAATTTATAATAAGTAAAAGAATAATTAAAAGTGATGCAATAAATGATCTAATGAGCATATTAAAGATAAATTTTGCTAAAGACTTAATAACAAAAAATTTTCGTAACGAAGATTTTTTAAGAAAATTGGAGAAGTTGCTTGATGATCCAAAAGTAGTTTCTTTTGAGACTTTTAGAGATAGTATAAACTCTCTTTGTGAGACATATCATGATAAACCAAAAAAACATCAACAAATAGTTAATGAAGTGGTTCTTTTTATATTACTTGTTGAAAATTATATCAATGAAAAGGGATATAATGGTATTAACAAAGGGTTTAAAGATTCATTTTTAGAGGAAACGATTACGTTTACTAGGATGATGAAGTTTTATAGCGAAAGTAATGTAGTACAAACTGGAACGATAATTAAAAGAAAAGATCGAATTTCGGGAAATGATTCTTTTTATTTTTGTATTACACCTGTTTGTGATATTGCTCGTCTTAATTTAATAGGAAACAAGTACAAATTTTTAGTTGGAACTAGAGTTAATCAATTGGATGATAACACATTGAAAAATTCTAGTGCCAAAGAACACTGTACATCTGTTCCTGACATAAATAATAAGCAGCTGATTTTTATTAAATGGAAATTTTACGAGGTAGAAACAATTTCAAAAGATACCATTGAGAAAGAGATTCAAACAAAAACTACTCAAATTATTGGAAATATGAAGTTAGATTATTCCCAAAGTATTATAAACAAATACATTGCATATCAATCGCGCGCGGGTGTATACGAGATGTTTTATAAAGAATCGGATTACATTCCGAACTTTTTTAATATTATTTCACAACCACCTCTTGAAGAAAATATTATTGAAAAGAATGAATTAATAACTAAAGTGGTACTTAGAAAAAGGAATAGAGAAAAATTATTGAAGAATAAAATTTCAAGTAGTGGTAGAAAAAGAAATTCTAGAAATGGAAAATAA
- a CDS encoding glycoside hydrolase family 95 protein: MGINNNRLIEKRPANVWTEAFPIGNGRLGGMVFGGIQSERIQLNEDSIWYGGPMGNDNPASIGKLQEIRSLLLEGEPQEAERLALLHMTNAPHYFGPYQPLGDLTIKMEGHHNASDYQRELNLHSGINFIEYKSESIHYRREVFSSAADQVLIIRLTASQQAALTLTSRLSRRPFEGEVGSEAEGTLTMKGQCGPGGVHYAAVLRAVVDGGEIQTVGNYLDIRHASAVTLIIAAQTSFRCTDPCMEALKQVEQAASLPYAELRNRHVQNHSHLFDRVSLTLGSADENNLELEQKPTSERLLHYQQGHIDLGLEALFYHYGRYLLMASSRPGSLPANLQGIWNESFTPPWESDFHLNINLQMNYWIAEAGNLAECHEPLFDLIDRLVVNGRETARKLYGARGFVAHSVTNLWAETGIFCAWTPAIFWPSGGAWIALHLWEHYRYNGNVSFLRERAYPVLKEASLFFLDYLIEDDKGRLITAPSLSPENSYVSESGAIGSLCVGPSMDSQILYALFSACIESAKIVDLDPLLQVELMEARSRLPKPEIGQYGQIMEWAVDYEEAEPGHRHISHLFALHPGEQILAHRMPELGEGARRTLERRLSHGGGHTGWSQAWIANFWARLGDRDKSHNSLQDLLRKAVHPNLFGDHPPFQIDANFGGAAAIQEMLLQSHGGELLLLPALPPAWSSGLITGLRARGGFTVDIEWLDGKLMEAKIRTEIGGKLAIYSKAQLGIRDLANKLIMAEWTDCTYQFVMPPETMYVVKPATE, encoded by the coding sequence ATGGGAATTAATAATAATAGATTAATAGAGAAACGGCCTGCAAATGTTTGGACTGAGGCTTTTCCAATCGGCAATGGACGCTTGGGCGGCATGGTATTCGGTGGAATTCAATCCGAGAGAATTCAATTAAATGAAGACTCCATCTGGTATGGAGGACCGATGGGGAATGATAATCCAGCATCCATTGGAAAGCTGCAGGAAATTAGAAGCTTATTGCTGGAAGGAGAACCGCAGGAAGCAGAAAGATTAGCGTTGCTGCATATGACCAATGCGCCGCATTATTTTGGCCCGTATCAGCCGCTTGGTGATTTAACCATTAAGATGGAAGGTCATCACAACGCTTCGGATTATCAGCGTGAGTTGAATCTTCATTCTGGAATCAACTTTATTGAGTATAAGTCTGAGTCAATTCATTATCGACGGGAAGTCTTCTCGAGCGCAGCAGACCAAGTATTAATTATCCGTCTGACTGCATCGCAGCAGGCTGCTCTTACTTTAACTTCCCGTTTGAGTCGAAGGCCATTCGAGGGGGAAGTTGGCAGTGAGGCAGAGGGTACTTTGACAATGAAAGGACAATGTGGGCCAGGTGGCGTTCATTACGCAGCTGTATTACGAGCAGTTGTGGATGGGGGCGAGATACAGACGGTTGGGAACTATTTGGATATCCGTCATGCGAGTGCAGTTACTTTAATAATAGCGGCACAGACCTCGTTTAGGTGCACTGATCCGTGCATGGAGGCGCTCAAACAGGTGGAGCAGGCAGCTTCTTTGCCATATGCAGAGCTTAGGAATAGGCATGTTCAAAACCATAGTCATTTATTCGATAGAGTTTCACTAACATTAGGCTCTGCTGATGAGAATAATCTTGAGCTTGAACAAAAACCTACCTCTGAGCGGCTGCTGCATTATCAGCAGGGTCATATAGATTTAGGTCTTGAAGCGTTGTTCTATCATTATGGACGTTATTTGCTAATGGCAAGCTCAAGACCCGGCAGCCTGCCGGCTAATTTACAGGGAATATGGAATGAAAGCTTCACACCTCCTTGGGAATCTGACTTCCATCTGAATATCAATTTGCAAATGAATTACTGGATCGCGGAAGCTGGCAATTTGGCTGAATGTCACGAGCCGCTGTTCGATCTCATCGATCGGCTGGTGGTTAACGGACGAGAAACGGCACGAAAATTATACGGTGCAAGAGGTTTTGTAGCACATTCTGTAACCAATCTGTGGGCGGAAACAGGGATATTTTGCGCGTGGACGCCAGCAATTTTTTGGCCATCAGGAGGTGCGTGGATTGCCCTTCATTTATGGGAGCATTACAGATACAACGGTAACGTATCGTTTCTACGTGAACGAGCCTATCCGGTGCTGAAGGAGGCTTCGCTTTTTTTCCTCGATTATCTAATCGAAGATGACAAAGGCAGGCTTATAACCGCGCCGTCCCTTTCTCCAGAGAACAGTTATGTATCAGAAAGCGGAGCAATCGGGTCGTTATGCGTTGGTCCTTCGATGGATTCTCAGATACTTTATGCGTTATTTAGCGCCTGTATAGAGTCAGCAAAAATTGTTGATCTTGATCCACTGCTTCAAGTGGAATTGATGGAAGCTCGGAGCAGACTCCCTAAGCCGGAGATCGGCCAGTACGGTCAGATTATGGAATGGGCTGTCGACTATGAGGAAGCTGAGCCTGGACATCGCCACATTTCACATCTATTTGCTCTACATCCGGGGGAGCAAATTTTGGCTCATCGCATGCCGGAATTAGGAGAAGGCGCACGGCGTACGCTCGAGCGGAGATTATCGCATGGGGGCGGACATACGGGATGGAGTCAGGCCTGGATTGCGAATTTTTGGGCGAGGTTAGGTGATCGCGATAAATCCCATAACAGCTTGCAAGATTTGTTGCGTAAAGCCGTTCATCCTAATTTATTCGGAGATCATCCGCCATTTCAGATTGACGCTAATTTTGGAGGGGCAGCGGCAATTCAAGAAATGCTGCTGCAATCGCACGGAGGCGAGCTGCTTTTGCTGCCCGCACTTCCTCCCGCATGGTCATCCGGCCTTATTACAGGCTTGCGGGCAAGGGGCGGGTTCACAGTTGATATCGAATGGTTGGATGGAAAGCTGATGGAAGCCAAGATTCGTACTGAAATCGGCGGGAAGCTTGCTATTTATAGCAAGGCACAACTTGGAATTCGTGATCTGGCAAATAAACTTATAATGGCTGAATGGACGGATTGCACCTATCAATTTGTAATGCCACCCGAAACCATGTATGTTGTTAAGCCGGCAACAGAGTGA
- a CDS encoding glycoside hydrolase family 88 protein has product MWKTAIDDAIAKTLKNIERFEGKFPHVSSNGTYELNENNDWTNGFWSGMLWLCYEYTQDERFRNAADQTVTSFHQRLKDHVVLDHHDIGFLYSLSSKAQWIVEKDEAARQLTLQAADLLMNRWCEPGGYIQAWGQKGDAKEGGRIIIDCLLNLPLLYWASEQTGNSSYMEAARIQAEKSRRYLVRGDDSSYHTFFFQPETGEPIGGATHQGYTNGSTWTRGQAWGVYGFALSYRYTKDKKFLEASKRLARYFLEHLPDDHVAYWDFNAPIEKDTYRDSSASAIVAAGLLELLSLMEQQDPERLYFQEHLEKSMTSLVQKYATIGEEDAEGLLKHGSYYVHGGLSPDDYMIWGDYYYLEALMRLEKGIGGYWYEGK; this is encoded by the coding sequence GTGTGGAAAACGGCTATTGATGATGCTATTGCAAAGACGCTAAAAAATATAGAAAGATTTGAGGGGAAATTCCCTCATGTCAGCAGCAATGGAACCTATGAATTGAATGAAAATAATGATTGGACCAATGGCTTCTGGAGCGGGATGCTGTGGTTATGCTACGAATATACACAAGACGAACGGTTTCGGAATGCGGCGGATCAGACGGTTACAAGTTTTCATCAACGCCTGAAAGACCACGTTGTGCTCGATCATCATGATATCGGTTTTTTATACTCCCTATCCTCCAAAGCACAATGGATCGTGGAGAAGGATGAAGCAGCCCGACAATTAACGCTGCAAGCAGCTGATTTGCTTATGAACCGGTGGTGTGAACCTGGCGGCTATATTCAAGCTTGGGGACAAAAGGGAGATGCTAAAGAGGGCGGCCGGATTATCATCGATTGTCTGTTAAACCTTCCACTGTTGTATTGGGCGAGCGAACAGACAGGAAATTCATCCTATATGGAAGCAGCTCGTATACAAGCAGAAAAATCAAGGCGTTACCTAGTAAGAGGGGATGACAGCTCCTATCATACGTTCTTCTTTCAGCCAGAAACGGGTGAACCGATCGGAGGGGCGACGCATCAAGGGTATACGAATGGTTCAACTTGGACAAGGGGACAAGCGTGGGGGGTATATGGATTCGCACTCTCCTATCGCTACACGAAGGATAAAAAGTTCCTCGAAGCTTCAAAGCGACTTGCCCGTTATTTCCTTGAGCATTTGCCAGATGACCATGTAGCCTACTGGGACTTCAATGCTCCCATTGAGAAAGATACCTATAGAGACAGCTCGGCCTCTGCGATTGTAGCTGCGGGATTATTAGAGCTCCTATCCCTCATGGAGCAGCAAGACCCTGAACGTCTTTATTTCCAAGAACATCTTGAGAAATCAATGACCTCACTCGTTCAAAAATACGCGACGATTGGAGAAGAAGACGCAGAGGGACTGCTTAAGCATGGATCCTATTATGTGCACGGAGGATTGTCACCAGATGACTATATGATCTGGGGAGATTATTACTATCTGGAAGCGCTGATGAGGCTTGAGAAGGGTATCGGAGGTTATTGGTATGAAGGCAAATAA
- a CDS encoding alginate lyase family protein codes for MKANNQAQYEDRLFDLLNLDDEGLEMVKKAILQNQLDDAFAVLKQYFIERTSPRMYLQKEEIPQVCGYVHVHCSDEVQEVLQTADEVVSQTFLFRFQWDMERTRVPVSFDQLIDWNHIQGNDVEWAYMLNRHRYWIALGQAYQLTGDVKYASTFCLQLEDWIDRNPVPSEQTRSTLTWRSIEAGLRCSNWIKALSYLIESQVMTPRLFAKMLVSLHEHAEYLASSFTGWSNISNWGVIETSGLFQMSVFVPEFKRTLHWQQLTAERLRETSRLQVMKDGIHWEQSPTYHHEVLNCFLDIMTLAQKNKMTMEASFTRSVKSMAAASLYWARPDHRQVMLGDSDNNDIRSVMTAAAIIFKDPVFRFAGWEKVDFDQAWNFGPEGIRYYEDCPVQIPPQQSYAFEHSGHYVMRSGWEEQALYLYFRCGPLGGGHGHADMLHIDIHAYGKDLLTDLGRYNYSDHTPLRKQLKHCSSHNTTVVDDIEFTEVIDTWQFGRIASRTGTEWISEPNFDYVSGSHDGYIHLDDPVYPSRSIIFVKPYFWLVVDCFRSQNEHTFKQFFHFAPGQLSLSQETGICRTTNENDANLCIIPIQTAGLKAEQSEGVISYEYNLVEPNQYVTYERTGSGTTSMMQVLYPLRAGETSIPIVEKVPVYLYTGELAEDNSVEACRIVIPHSTEQYIIVVCHRAPSSHIDSYMVDGTQIFGEVVLISLKDKVKEITVIK; via the coding sequence ATGAAGGCAAATAACCAAGCTCAGTATGAAGATCGCCTATTTGACCTATTAAACCTAGATGATGAAGGGTTAGAAATGGTAAAGAAGGCCATCCTTCAGAATCAGCTTGATGATGCATTTGCAGTGCTAAAGCAATATTTTATAGAGCGTACTTCTCCTAGGATGTATTTGCAAAAAGAAGAAATCCCACAGGTTTGTGGCTATGTTCATGTACATTGTTCTGATGAAGTGCAGGAAGTGCTGCAAACAGCTGATGAGGTCGTATCGCAAACCTTCCTATTCCGCTTTCAGTGGGATATGGAGCGTACCCGTGTTCCTGTAAGCTTTGATCAGCTAATCGATTGGAATCACATTCAAGGTAATGATGTGGAATGGGCCTATATGCTTAATCGACACCGGTACTGGATTGCACTTGGACAAGCCTATCAGCTTACTGGAGATGTGAAATATGCGAGCACCTTCTGTCTACAATTAGAGGATTGGATTGATCGTAATCCCGTTCCTTCGGAGCAGACTAGGAGTACGTTAACTTGGCGCTCTATTGAGGCGGGACTGCGCTGCAGCAATTGGATCAAGGCACTGTCTTATTTAATTGAAAGCCAAGTTATGACGCCGCGTCTATTTGCAAAGATGTTAGTCTCCCTCCATGAGCATGCGGAATATTTAGCTTCATCATTCACAGGCTGGAGTAATATTAGCAACTGGGGTGTTATTGAAACGAGTGGATTATTCCAAATGTCCGTATTCGTTCCAGAATTTAAGCGAACACTTCACTGGCAGCAGCTAACGGCTGAGAGGCTGAGAGAAACGTCGCGACTGCAAGTGATGAAGGACGGCATTCACTGGGAGCAGTCCCCCACCTATCATCATGAGGTACTGAACTGCTTTCTAGACATTATGACTCTGGCTCAAAAAAATAAAATGACCATGGAAGCTAGTTTTACTCGTTCGGTAAAGAGCATGGCTGCTGCCTCTCTCTACTGGGCAAGACCGGATCATAGACAGGTGATGCTTGGTGATAGCGATAATAATGATATTCGGTCAGTTATGACGGCTGCTGCGATTATTTTCAAAGACCCCGTGTTTCGGTTTGCTGGATGGGAGAAGGTCGATTTTGATCAAGCTTGGAACTTCGGGCCTGAAGGTATTCGCTATTATGAAGATTGCCCCGTTCAAATACCGCCGCAGCAATCTTATGCGTTTGAACACTCAGGGCATTATGTGATGCGCTCTGGCTGGGAAGAACAAGCGTTGTATCTCTATTTCCGCTGTGGTCCTCTTGGAGGAGGACATGGGCACGCGGATATGCTTCATATCGATATTCATGCCTACGGCAAGGATCTGCTTACGGATCTAGGGAGATACAACTACTCTGATCATACGCCGCTGCGGAAGCAGCTTAAACATTGCAGCTCCCATAATACAACGGTAGTTGATGATATTGAATTTACGGAAGTTATTGATACATGGCAATTTGGGCGAATAGCTTCAAGAACAGGCACGGAGTGGATTTCCGAGCCGAATTTTGATTACGTTAGCGGGAGCCACGATGGATACATTCATTTGGATGATCCAGTCTACCCAAGCAGGAGCATCATCTTTGTAAAACCGTATTTTTGGCTTGTGGTGGATTGCTTTAGAAGCCAGAATGAACATACGTTTAAGCAGTTTTTTCATTTTGCTCCTGGACAACTGAGCTTATCGCAGGAGACGGGGATTTGTCGCACGACAAATGAGAATGATGCCAATCTTTGCATTATTCCGATCCAGACTGCTGGACTTAAGGCTGAGCAGAGCGAGGGTGTTATTTCGTATGAATATAATCTAGTGGAGCCTAACCAATATGTGACCTACGAGAGAACTGGATCAGGTACGACATCGATGATGCAGGTGCTTTACCCTTTACGCGCGGGAGAAACAAGCATTCCTATCGTTGAAAAAGTTCCAGTCTACCTATATACTGGTGAGTTGGCAGAGGACAACAGCGTAGAAGCATGCCGGATTGTGATTCCGCATTCAACAGAGCAATATATCATTGTTGTATGCCATAGGGCTCCATCCTCTCATATTGATTCATACATGGTTGACGGCACACAGATTTTTGGCGAAGTGGTGCTGATATCCTTGAAAGATAAGGTCAAAGAGATTACCGTTATAAAATAA